AAATACCTGGTTTAACTCTCAATCCTGTCTCATATAGGACCTCTGCTGCGAGTTTGCCTGCATCCCTCATTCTTTGGATTTCATATTGACTTTTGTAGTGTATCAATGAGCCACTCCTTGGAGAATACATGATGGCACCTCAATGATAGTAAATCATAAATTTACCATAGAGTCAATTCCGTATTTTATGGTTGCTAAAAATATATATTTTTACTTGTCATTCAAATTAATTCAATTTTTGTATAAAATCAATTTGAGTAAGGTATGAATATTAGATTTAAGATTGACTATTTTACTCAAAATTTAATTTTTTTAACATTAATCACTCAACTTTTTTATCTATAATAAGCTATGACTGACATTTTTATTCTTATTTTACTTACACTTTTGAATGGTTTTTTCTCAGCTTCAGAGATAGCTTTAATTACAATAAAAAAAAGTAGAGTTAAATCTTTAATTGAGAACAAAGTCAAGGGAGCTGAAATCATTAGACAATTACAAAATGATCCCAATCGTTTGTTTGCTACTATTCAGATTGGGGTCACGTTAGTTGGAACCATTGCCTCCGTCTTTGGCGGAGTAAAGGTAGTAGAGCAAATCTCTCAATTATTACAAAATTTGCCAATACCTAATTCGCTTCTTCCTTTCGTAGATGCGATTTCTTTTGCAATTGTTGTTTTATTTATTACGTATCTGCAAATTGTTCTCGGGGAGTTGGTGCCAAAGTCCTTGGCTTTGAATCATTCGGAGCGAGTAGCTCTTATTTTGGCTTATCCGATTTCTTTTTTTAACAGTTTATTTTATTATCTAAGCCAAATTTTGATAAGTTCTAGTAATTTCATTTTGAAGCCTTTTAAAGATAAAACAAGCTTCTCTGAAACTAAACTTTTAGCTGAGGAAATACTTCACTTGCTTGAAGAAGGAGTGAAGAAAGGCACAATTGAAACCAACGAGCATGAGATGATTGAGAACATTTTTGAAATCAATGAAACTGATGCAAGAGAAGTGATGGTGCCAAGAGTGGATATGGTGGCATTACCAGTAAACGCTAAGAGGGAAGAATTAATTAAAGTATTAGAAACAATGTATAGTAGGATACCTGTATATAAAGAAAACTTAGATAATATCGTTGGCATATTACATATCAAAGATCTTTTGCGGGCGTTTTGGAAAAAGAACTTAGAACTTAGTGATGAAGAAATAGCTATTTCGAAGATCATGCGTCCACCCTTCTTTGTCCCAGAGGGTATGAAAATAGGCAAAATCTTGCAAGAAATGCAAAAACGAAAAATTCAAATAGCTATCGTTGTTGATGAATACGGCGGAACTGCTGGACTTTTAACATTAGAAGATATTCTTGAAGAAATCGTAGGTGAGATTCAAGATGTAAGTGAAGGAAAAGAATCAGAAAATCAAATTTTAAAAATAGATGATAATACCTTCTTAGTGAATGGAAGTTGTAACATTTTTGATTTCAATGAGTTCATTAGCGAAGATGTGATACCGGAATCAGAAGCTTATACAACAGTGGCGGGTTTTATTATAGAGCAATTAGGAAGATTTCCAGAGATTGATGAAGCTTTTGAATACAAGAATTTAAAGTTTATAATAATGAAGAAAGAAAAACATAAAATCATTCAACTACGTGTAGAAAAACACAAAAAAGAAGTAATCCCACATAAAGTGAAAGTTTAAACTTGTTCATTGAATAAATAAAATATTTAGTAAACTGAGAATTGTATTTAATTCACATTTTGTAGCTTTTCTATAGGAAAAGAATTTACAGAAACTATTTATTAGATACTTTTTTATCTATGAGAATTAAGGAAATCACTAAAGAAAAGATTAAAAGGATCATATCATTATTAAAAGAAGCTGAATATTCCCAGCTTGAGACTGAATTGTATGAACTTTCTGATTTACTTATTCAAGAGAAGGAACATTTTCTAAAAGCTGAAGATTTAGACCAGATACTACAAAATATGACTCGTAATACAGAAGAATTCCGAAATCAGTTAATCAATCTAATAAACTTCATAGATAAGCGTTTGGAAGAACATAAAGGATATAATGAGAAGCGATTCGAGATGATTGATAAGCGGTTTGAGGACATGAACAAGCGATTTGAGGAGCAGATAAGTAATAGTGATAAGCGGTTTAATGATATGAATAAACGATTTGAGGAAATGAACAAGCGGTTTGAAGACATGAACAAACGATTTGAGGAACAAAGAGAACTGATGGATAAACGATTTGAGGATCAGATGAAAAACATTGATAAAAGATTTATGGAAGTGCATCAGAGATTTCATGATTTAAATAAAAGAATTGGTTTTATTCAATGGATGATAACATTCCTTTTTAGTGTTATGATGGGGATATTATCATTCTTTTATTATCAACATTATTCTTTAACTAAAGAAATTCTAAACGAGCTAAGAAAACCAAATCAAAAAATAGAAAATTTAAAAAATGATCATCAACAAATGAATGTCAATTTTCAAAAAGGAATTCTTGAAGGGTTATGGGTATAAACGGTATCGTTTCCATTCACCTTCTTTAAGAGAGGTTCTTTCGTAGATTACTCTGTCATGGAAGCGTGCTGGACGACCCTGCCAAAATTCAATCTTTAAAGGTTTTAAGATATATCCACCCCATTTTTCGGGTTTTGGGACTGTTTTGCCTTGAAATTCTATGAGAGCTCGTTGGAATGTCTGTTCCGCTTCGTCTCGATTTTTCATGATTTGGCTTTGTTTTGAAATCAATGCCGCTACTTGACTTTCATATGGACGAGACTGAAAATATTCTATTGCTTCTTTTTCCGAAGTTGTTTCAACTTTCCCAAAAATACGAACTTGACGAAAAAGCTCACTCCAAAAAAAAACTAACGTTGCATAAGGTTGATTTTCCAAATCTTTTCCTTTTTTGCTTTCATAATTTGTAAAAAAAACAAAACCTTCAGAATTAACTTCTTTGAGTAACATAATTCTTGCATCAGGATAATGATCAACTCCTACAGTTGCTAATGTCATAGCATTCGGTTCTTTTTCTGTTTTGATAGCTTCTTGTAGCCAAATTTTGAAAAATTCTATGGGATCTTCATCCATCTCTTCCTCTAAAAGTCTAGTACCTTGATATTCCCTTCGTAAAGATTTAAGATCAAAAGTCTTTTCTTCTTTATCCATATCCATAAAAATGAAATTTTCAATAAGACTACCTTCTCAATAAAAATTCTTCTAAATTTGTATTTTTTGATTTTTTTAGAATATAAAGACTTTAAAATCAAACTATTTAGAATTAAAATTTCAGTAAACAAATAGTTCTTAATCCGATGTTGATTAGAAAACAGATCAACTTTTTTAACTTTTAATGAGTTTTAAATAGATGAATTTTTCTTATGTTTAAAAAGTTTTTTTGAATTCCTAATTTATAATAATTTTTTTTATAAAAGTTTTAGGATTTAATTTCCTTAAGGAAGAGGATTCTCAATTCTTGTAGATTTCTTACTTGATTATTACAAAAAACGAAATATTTAGGAAAATAAAAATGAAATCAAAATCAGTATTCCTTCGAAAAGTATCTGATTTCTATCCAAAAGAAGAATGTGGAATATTTGGGATTTATGGAAATGAAGAAGCAGCAAATTTTACTTATTTAGGATTATATGCCCTACAGCATCGGGGGCAGGAAAGTGCTGGGATTGTTTCCACTGATGGTGAGAGATTATATCGATATGCTGGAATGGGACAGGTGGCTCACGTTTTTGATGAAGCTAAAATCAAAATGTTAATTGGTCATGCGGCTATAGGACATAATCGATATTCTACTACAGGAGCTTCTTTTTTAAGGAATGCTCAACCCATTCGGGTAGATTCTCGTCTGGGGAGTTTTGCTTTAGCCCATAACGGAAATATAGTAAATGCATGGGAAATACGAAAGAAATTAGAATCAGAAGGCTCTATTTTTCAAACTACTGTAGATACTGAAATTATCTTTCATCTAATGGCAAAAAGTAGAAAACAGGATTTTTTAGAGGCATTGGTATTTGCGTTGAAAGAAATAAGAGGAGCTTATAGTTTATTAGTATTAAATCCCAATGAACTTTATGCAATACGAGATCCGTATGGTTTTCGACCTTTAGTAATGGGTAAGCATAAATCAGGGGCGATTGCGTTTGCTTCAGAAACCTGTGCTTTTGATATTACGGAAATAGACTACATAAGAGATGTGGAACCAGGAGAAATCATTCGGGTCACAGAAAAAGGAATGGAAAGTTTTTTCCCATTTTCGAAAGTTGAAAGACAAGCATTGTGTATTTTTGAAAACATCTACTTTTCACGCCCTGATTCTTTTATCTTTAATCGAGCGGTTTTTGATGTTCGAAAAAATTTAGGTAGGTTTTTAGCTTTAGAACACCCTGCAAATGCAGACATTGTAACAGGCGTTCCTGATTCGTCCATTGTAGCTGCCATTGGATATGCTGAACAAAGTGGAATACCCTATACAACAGCCTTAATTCGCTCACATTACATTGGGAGAACTTTCATTGAACCTGAGCAAAGAATTCGAGAC
The genomic region above belongs to Leptospiraceae bacterium and contains:
- a CDS encoding hemolysin family protein; the protein is MTDIFILILLTLLNGFFSASEIALITIKKSRVKSLIENKVKGAEIIRQLQNDPNRLFATIQIGVTLVGTIASVFGGVKVVEQISQLLQNLPIPNSLLPFVDAISFAIVVLFITYLQIVLGELVPKSLALNHSERVALILAYPISFFNSLFYYLSQILISSSNFILKPFKDKTSFSETKLLAEEILHLLEEGVKKGTIETNEHEMIENIFEINETDAREVMVPRVDMVALPVNAKREELIKVLETMYSRIPVYKENLDNIVGILHIKDLLRAFWKKNLELSDEEIAISKIMRPPFFVPEGMKIGKILQEMQKRKIQIAIVVDEYGGTAGLLTLEDILEEIVGEIQDVSEGKESENQILKIDDNTFLVNGSCNIFDFNEFISEDVIPESEAYTTVAGFIIEQLGRFPEIDEAFEYKNLKFIIMKKEKHKIIQLRVEKHKKEVIPHKVKV
- the purF gene encoding amidophosphoribosyltransferase, which produces MKSKSVFLRKVSDFYPKEECGIFGIYGNEEAANFTYLGLYALQHRGQESAGIVSTDGERLYRYAGMGQVAHVFDEAKIKMLIGHAAIGHNRYSTTGASFLRNAQPIRVDSRLGSFALAHNGNIVNAWEIRKKLESEGSIFQTTVDTEIIFHLMAKSRKQDFLEALVFALKEIRGAYSLLVLNPNELYAIRDPYGFRPLVMGKHKSGAIAFASETCAFDITEIDYIRDVEPGEIIRVTEKGMESFFPFSKVERQALCIFENIYFSRPDSFIFNRAVFDVRKNLGRFLALEHPANADIVTGVPDSSIVAAIGYAEQSGIPYTTALIRSHYIGRTFIEPEQRIRDFGAKIKYNVVKSVVNGKRVVVVDDSIMRGTTSRKLIKMLRNAGAKEIHLRISAPPTRFPCFYGIDIPTRSELIASTHTIEEIKKYLRVDSLGYLSIEMALKAMETENSLLSQWCDACFTGNYPVPIFEEDYNNQKKLFSEYLLEEMK
- the pdxH gene encoding pyridoxamine 5'-phosphate oxidase, translating into MDKEEKTFDLKSLRREYQGTRLLEEEMDEDPIEFFKIWLQEAIKTEKEPNAMTLATVGVDHYPDARIMLLKEVNSEGFVFFTNYESKKGKDLENQPYATLVFFWSELFRQVRIFGKVETTSEKEAIEYFQSRPYESQVAALISKQSQIMKNRDEAEQTFQRALIEFQGKTVPKPEKWGGYILKPLKIEFWQGRPARFHDRVIYERTSLKEGEWKRYRLYP